The following proteins come from a genomic window of Pyxidicoccus sp. MSG2:
- a CDS encoding alpha/beta fold hydrolase: MGRQTAFVHFHTHELSLAGAPALAVHVDSREEALRRGAVLFFHGLGVSKEVNTAELSAFAARGLYAVGVDAVGHGARRYPDFDVRFSYADFQRREEEFLTVVRASAREVPALLDALVGQGAAPERLGICGVSLGGFITYAAVLEDRRLAAAAPLLGSPEWNLPLPESPHLHGERFFPVALFSQNAGADELVPAERARNFHARLAPVYAAAPGRLRHREFPGARHMMPLQDWEEAIRGAVEWMARFVAGAR, from the coding sequence ATGGGCAGGCAGACTGCTTTCGTGCACTTCCACACGCATGAACTCTCGCTGGCGGGCGCGCCCGCCCTGGCCGTCCACGTGGACTCGCGCGAGGAGGCGCTGCGCCGGGGCGCGGTGCTCTTCTTCCACGGCCTCGGCGTGTCGAAGGAGGTGAACACGGCGGAGCTGTCCGCCTTCGCGGCGCGCGGGCTCTACGCGGTGGGCGTGGACGCGGTGGGGCACGGCGCGCGGCGCTATCCGGACTTCGACGTGCGCTTCAGCTACGCCGACTTCCAGCGCCGGGAGGAGGAGTTCCTGACCGTGGTCCGCGCGAGCGCGCGGGAGGTGCCGGCCCTCCTGGATGCGCTGGTGGGGCAGGGGGCCGCGCCCGAGCGGCTGGGTATCTGCGGTGTCTCCCTGGGCGGCTTCATCACCTACGCGGCCGTGCTCGAGGACCGGCGCCTGGCGGCCGCCGCGCCGCTGCTCGGCTCGCCCGAGTGGAACCTGCCGCTGCCGGAGAGCCCGCACCTGCACGGCGAGCGCTTCTTCCCGGTGGCCCTGTTCAGCCAGAACGCGGGCGCGGACGAGCTGGTGCCCGCTGAGCGCGCCCGGAACTTCCACGCGCGGCTGGCCCCGGTCTACGCGGCGGCACCCGGGCGGCTGCGGCACCGGGAGTTCCCCGGCGCCCGGCACATGATGCCGCTCCAGGACTGGGAAGAGGCCATCCGCGGCGCGGTGGAGTGGATGGCCCGCTTCGTCGCGGGGGCGCGGTGA
- the fdh gene encoding formate dehydrogenase codes for MGVLDLLGRWPVFRQLRKGDATALGDTAMSERSRTLEPRTVRADRVVKSVCPYCAVGCGQDVYVKDGRILDIEGDSDSPISRGRLCPKGAATFQLVTGNHRVRDVLYRRPGGTEWEKLPLEQAMDMVAERVKRTRDATWEAKDVNGLDVNRTLGIAHLGGATLDNEENYLIKKLFTALGIVQVENQARIUHSSTVPGLGISFGRGGATTFQQDLRNADCIVIQGSNMAECHPVGFQWVMEAKERGATLIHVDPRFTRTSAMADLHVPIRAGSDIAFLGGLIHYVLEHERHFKEYVLHYTNAANIIREGFQDTEDLDGFFSGYQSEDGKYDIATWQYEGVGGTVPAGGHKELYAEPGAGKGGDESGSARFDAKKDPTLQHPRCVFQLLKRHFRRYTPAIVAKVCGVPEEQFLKVAEALCANSGRERTTAFCYAVGWTQHTVGVQYIRTASILQLLLGNIGRPGGGIMALRGHASIQGSTDVPTLYNLLPGYMPMPHAKQGLDLDEYLEDHSASTGWWSNLPKYAVSLLKAWFGDAATKENHFLFGHLPRLTGNHSHMQTVADMADGRVKGYFVMGENPAVGSSHGSLQRKGLRELDWLVVRDFTLIETAEFWRRAPEIQRGDVKMEDIRTEVFFFPAAAHTEKEGTFTNTQRLLQWRDKAVEPPGDARSELHFVYHLGRRLKTLYAGSKERKDQPLHDVTWDYPTRGRDAEPSAEAVLQEINGYTVADRKPVKGFSELKDDGSTASGCWIYSGCYADGVNQTARRKPGREQTWVAPEWGWAWPANRRMLYNRASADPDGKPWSERKKYVWWDAEQQRWTGEDVPDFIADRPPDYRPPEHARGVDALGGTDPFIMQVDGKAWLFAPSGMMDGPLPTHYEPQESPVENALYGQQCNPARLEWRRRDVPLHRAWADPRYPFVITTYRVTEHHTAGGMSRWLSWLSELQPEQFCEVSPELAAERGLTNGGWATVRTARGDLECRVLVTERLRPLKLNGTWVHQLGLPYHWGVTGRIRASGANDLLPIVADPNVEIQESKAFTGDIVAGRHATGERSATSAVTPALPAGTPEARRDSLRVSEHAHDTQQEKLEQER; via the coding sequence TTGGGAGTGCTCGACCTGCTCGGCCGCTGGCCCGTATTCCGGCAGTTGCGGAAGGGAGACGCCACCGCGCTCGGGGACACGGCGATGAGCGAGCGCAGTCGTACGCTCGAGCCGCGCACCGTGCGGGCCGACCGCGTCGTGAAGTCCGTCTGCCCCTACTGCGCGGTGGGCTGTGGGCAGGACGTGTACGTGAAGGACGGCCGCATCCTCGACATCGAGGGCGACTCGGACTCGCCCATCTCCCGTGGCCGCCTGTGCCCCAAGGGCGCGGCCACCTTCCAGCTCGTCACCGGCAACCACCGCGTCCGCGACGTGCTCTACCGCCGGCCCGGCGGCACCGAGTGGGAGAAGCTCCCGCTGGAGCAGGCCATGGACATGGTGGCCGAGCGCGTGAAGCGCACGCGCGACGCCACGTGGGAGGCCAAAGACGTCAACGGCCTGGACGTGAACCGCACCCTGGGCATCGCCCACCTGGGCGGGGCCACGCTGGACAACGAGGAGAACTACCTCATCAAGAAGCTCTTCACCGCGCTGGGCATCGTGCAGGTGGAGAACCAGGCTCGAATATGACACTCGTCCACGGTGCCCGGTCTGGGCATCTCGTTCGGTCGAGGCGGCGCGACGACGTTCCAGCAGGACCTGCGGAACGCGGACTGCATCGTCATCCAGGGCTCCAACATGGCCGAGTGTCACCCCGTGGGCTTCCAGTGGGTGATGGAGGCGAAGGAGCGCGGGGCGACCCTCATCCACGTGGACCCGCGCTTCACGCGCACCAGCGCCATGGCGGACCTGCACGTGCCCATTCGCGCGGGCTCGGACATCGCCTTCCTGGGCGGGCTCATCCACTACGTGCTGGAGCACGAGCGCCACTTCAAGGAGTACGTCCTCCACTACACCAACGCCGCGAACATCATCCGTGAGGGCTTCCAGGACACGGAGGACCTGGACGGGTTCTTCAGCGGCTACCAGTCGGAGGACGGCAAGTACGACATCGCCACCTGGCAGTACGAGGGCGTGGGCGGCACCGTGCCCGCGGGAGGCCACAAGGAGCTCTACGCCGAGCCCGGCGCCGGCAAGGGCGGTGACGAGAGCGGCTCCGCCCGGTTCGATGCAAAGAAGGACCCGACGCTCCAACACCCGCGCTGTGTCTTCCAGCTCCTGAAGCGCCACTTCCGGCGCTACACGCCGGCCATCGTTGCGAAGGTGTGCGGCGTGCCGGAGGAGCAGTTCCTGAAGGTGGCGGAGGCGCTGTGCGCCAACTCGGGCCGAGAGCGCACCACCGCGTTCTGCTACGCGGTGGGGTGGACGCAGCACACGGTGGGCGTGCAGTACATCCGCACCGCGTCCATCCTCCAGCTCCTGCTGGGCAACATCGGCCGGCCCGGCGGCGGAATCATGGCGCTGCGCGGCCACGCGTCCATCCAGGGCTCGACGGACGTCCCCACCCTCTACAACCTGCTGCCCGGCTACATGCCCATGCCGCACGCAAAGCAGGGCCTGGACCTGGACGAGTACCTGGAGGACCACTCGGCCAGCACCGGCTGGTGGAGCAACCTGCCGAAGTACGCCGTGTCCCTCCTCAAGGCCTGGTTCGGCGACGCCGCGACGAAGGAGAACCACTTCCTCTTCGGCCACCTGCCCCGGCTCACGGGGAACCACTCACATATGCAGACGGTGGCGGACATGGCGGACGGCCGCGTGAAGGGCTACTTCGTCATGGGAGAGAACCCCGCCGTGGGCTCCTCCCACGGCTCACTCCAGCGCAAGGGCCTGCGCGAATTGGACTGGCTCGTGGTGCGGGACTTCACCCTCATCGAGACGGCCGAGTTCTGGCGCCGCGCACCCGAAATCCAGCGCGGCGACGTGAAGATGGAGGACATCCGCACCGAGGTCTTCTTCTTCCCCGCCGCCGCGCACACGGAGAAGGAGGGCACCTTCACCAACACGCAGCGCCTGCTCCAGTGGCGAGACAAGGCGGTGGAGCCGCCCGGCGACGCGCGCAGCGAGCTGCACTTCGTCTACCACCTGGGCCGCAGGCTGAAGACGCTCTACGCCGGCTCGAAGGAGCGCAAGGACCAGCCGCTTCACGACGTGACGTGGGACTACCCCACGCGAGGCCGGGACGCGGAGCCGAGCGCCGAGGCGGTGCTCCAGGAAATCAACGGCTACACCGTGGCCGACCGGAAGCCGGTGAAGGGCTTCTCCGAATTGAAGGACGACGGCAGCACGGCCTCGGGCTGTTGGATCTACTCGGGCTGCTACGCGGACGGCGTGAACCAGACGGCGCGCCGCAAGCCCGGGCGCGAGCAGACGTGGGTGGCGCCCGAGTGGGGCTGGGCGTGGCCGGCCAACCGACGCATGCTCTACAACCGCGCGTCGGCGGATCCGGACGGCAAGCCGTGGAGCGAGCGGAAGAAGTACGTCTGGTGGGACGCGGAGCAGCAGCGGTGGACCGGCGAGGATGTGCCGGACTTCATCGCGGACCGGCCGCCCGACTACCGCCCCCCGGAGCACGCGCGGGGCGTGGATGCGCTCGGTGGGACGGACCCGTTCATCATGCAGGTGGACGGCAAGGCGTGGCTCTTCGCGCCCAGCGGAATGATGGACGGTCCGCTGCCCACGCACTACGAGCCGCAGGAGTCCCCGGTGGAGAACGCGCTCTACGGGCAGCAGTGCAACCCGGCGCGGCTGGAGTGGCGTCGCCGGGACGTGCCGCTGCACCGTGCGTGGGCAGACCCGCGCTACCCCTTCGTCATCACCACCTACCGCGTGACAGAGCACCACACGGCGGGAGGCATGAGCCGCTGGCTGTCCTGGCTGAGCGAGCTGCAGCCCGAGCAGTTCTGTGAGGTGTCCCCGGAGCTCGCCGCGGAGCGCGGCCTGACGAACGGCGGCTGGGCCACGGTGCGCACCGCGCGCGGAGACCTGGAGTGCCGGGTGCTCGTCACCGAGCGCCTGCGCCCGCTGAAGCTCAACGGGACGTGGGTGCACCAGCTTGGCCTGCCCTACCACTGGGGCGTGACGGGGCGCATCCGCGCGAGCGGGGCCAATGACCTGCTGCCCATCGTGGCGGACCCCAACGTGGAGATTCAGGAGTCCAAGGCCTTCACCGGCGACATCGTCGCGGGCCGGCACGCCACCGGCGAGCGTTCCGCCACGAGTGCCGTGACGCCGGCGCTGCCGGCGGGAACGCCCGAAGCGCGGCGCGACAGCCTCCGCGTTTCCGAGCACGCGCACGACACGCAGCAGGAGAAGCTGGAACAGGAGCGGTAG
- a CDS encoding 4Fe-4S dicluster domain-containing protein — protein MGQKGFFTDTSLCIGCKACEVACKQWNQLPDDGFHFTGMSYDNTGALGSSTWRHVAFVERPVPLQGQTTGVGDFSWLMMSDVCKHCQHAGCLEACPTGAIIRTEFDTVYVQPDVCNGCGYCVVGCPFGVISRREDDGRAWKCTLCYDRLGEGMTPACAKACPTESIVFGDLDELHARAENRVRALHERGVTDAYLYGKDAKSQPGTGGLNAFFLLLDKPEVYGLPPDPVVPTKKAGRTWGAVALGALGMAAVALGSVLLGREARP, from the coding sequence ATGGGACAGAAGGGCTTCTTCACCGACACCTCCCTCTGCATCGGCTGCAAGGCGTGCGAGGTGGCGTGCAAGCAGTGGAACCAGCTTCCGGACGACGGCTTCCACTTCACCGGCATGTCCTACGACAACACCGGCGCGCTGGGCTCCTCGACGTGGCGGCACGTGGCCTTCGTGGAGCGGCCGGTGCCGCTGCAGGGGCAGACGACGGGCGTGGGGGACTTCTCGTGGCTGATGATGTCGGACGTGTGCAAGCACTGCCAGCACGCCGGGTGTCTGGAGGCGTGCCCCACGGGCGCCATCATCCGGACGGAGTTCGACACGGTGTACGTGCAGCCCGACGTGTGCAACGGCTGCGGCTACTGCGTGGTGGGCTGCCCCTTCGGCGTCATCTCCCGACGCGAGGACGACGGGCGCGCATGGAAGTGCACCCTCTGCTACGACCGGCTCGGCGAGGGCATGACGCCGGCCTGCGCCAAGGCGTGCCCCACCGAGTCCATCGTCTTCGGGGACCTGGATGAATTGCACGCGCGTGCGGAGAACCGCGTCCGCGCGCTGCACGAGCGGGGCGTGACGGACGCGTACCTGTACGGGAAGGACGCGAAGAGCCAGCCGGGCACGGGCGGGCTCAACGCCTTCTTCCTGCTGCTGGACAAGCCGGAGGTCTACGGCCTGCCGCCGGACCCGGTGGTGCCGACGAAGAAGGCGGGACGGACCTGGGGTGCGGTGGCGCTGGGCGCGCTGGGCATGGCGGCGGTGGCGCTGGGCTCCGTGCTGCTCGGACGGGAGGCGCGCCCATGA
- the nrfD gene encoding NrfD/PsrC family molybdoenzyme membrane anchor subunit: MSPPPIGNEPTFLDRLQRKRDGRNVDPALGVLSGEAAQQRVKDPEDPHPERRPMPTLPSQLATEREAAPSYYGLPAVREPVWIWSIPTYLYVGGVAGAASLLGFAADVAGGPELARLGRRGRWVGTVGDMLSAGLLINDLGRPSRFLNMLRVFRPTSPMSIGSWVLATSGGLNTLGLLLGQRRGWPGVVGRCATAGAGVLGMPLAGYTAVLLCNSAIPVWQATHRTLPLFFMSSATAAAGSLLSLLPHGPAEARVLRPYRLAGKVAELVTGVAVARDAARAPEVARPLHEGFSGTLWKTSRVCSAAGLVLDALPGRARWKQVTADVLTTAGALAARFAIFHAGKASARNPQATFQGQRQGLGAAEVVGNTVASDGRPLKFPLPVLR; encoded by the coding sequence ATGAGCCCTCCGCCCATCGGAAACGAGCCGACGTTCCTGGACCGGCTGCAGCGCAAGCGCGACGGCCGCAACGTGGACCCGGCGCTGGGCGTCCTCTCCGGCGAGGCCGCGCAGCAGCGGGTGAAGGACCCGGAGGACCCGCACCCGGAACGGCGGCCCATGCCCACCCTGCCCTCGCAGCTCGCGACGGAGCGCGAGGCGGCACCGAGCTACTACGGGCTGCCGGCCGTGAGGGAGCCGGTGTGGATCTGGTCCATCCCCACGTATCTCTACGTGGGCGGCGTCGCGGGCGCGGCGAGCCTCCTCGGCTTCGCGGCGGACGTGGCCGGCGGCCCGGAACTGGCGCGGCTGGGGCGGCGCGGCCGGTGGGTGGGCACGGTGGGCGACATGCTCAGCGCGGGGCTCCTCATCAACGACCTGGGCCGGCCTTCCCGCTTCCTGAACATGCTGCGCGTGTTCCGCCCCACGTCGCCCATGAGCATCGGCTCGTGGGTGCTGGCCACCTCGGGCGGGCTGAACACGCTGGGGCTGCTGCTGGGCCAGCGGCGCGGCTGGCCAGGGGTGGTGGGACGGTGCGCCACGGCGGGCGCGGGAGTGCTGGGCATGCCGCTGGCGGGTTACACGGCGGTGCTGCTGTGCAACTCGGCGATTCCCGTGTGGCAGGCCACGCACCGCACGCTGCCGCTGTTCTTCATGTCCTCGGCCACGGCGGCCGCCGGCAGCCTGCTGTCGCTCCTGCCGCATGGGCCCGCCGAGGCGCGAGTGCTGCGGCCCTACCGCCTGGCGGGCAAGGTGGCGGAGCTCGTCACGGGCGTCGCCGTGGCGCGCGACGCGGCACGGGCGCCCGAAGTGGCGCGTCCGCTGCACGAGGGCTTCTCCGGGACGCTGTGGAAGACGTCGCGCGTGTGTTCGGCGGCGGGGCTGGTGCTGGACGCACTGCCCGGCCGGGCGCGGTGGAAACAGGTGACGGCGGACGTGCTGACCACGGCGGGAGCACTGGCGGCACGCTTCGCCATCTTCCACGCGGGCAAGGCGTCCGCGCGCAATCCCCAGGCGACCTTCCAGGGACAGCGCCAGGGGCTCGGCGCCGCGGAGGTGGTGGGCAACACCGTGGCCTCCGACGGCAGGCCGCTGAAGTTCCCGCTGCCCGTGCTGCGCTGA
- a CDS encoding dicarboxylate/amino acid:cation symporter produces the protein MKTLFSAWFRIPFWQRVLGGFVLGALVGWLVGPPAGPWFQPLGTLYVNLIKMIATPLVFFAVINAVAALHGQKSVAALGGKTFLWFAITAALAVGVGLGTGTLLKPGVGVGQLQLAESYTPREVPGPVQVLLDVVPTNPFAALAGGKILQVIFFAGLLGFALVKLGAKTARLRELVREASDAMIQVTRFVLELTPLGTFGLIAALVGTYGFERLLPLGRLVFALYLACALHVLFVYGGLLLAHGLNPLRFFRGAAPGMQVAFVSSSSFASMPVALRSVTHNLGVNKDYAAFAVPLGASIKMDGCGAIYPAIASLFVAQYFGLQLSASQYFIILLASVLGSFGTAGVPGTAVVMATVVLSSAGLPLEGLGYLLAIDRVLDMMRTLTNVTGQMLVPVLVAREEGLLDEAVYNRAATNVGLEKDVAEAE, from the coding sequence GTGAAGACGCTCTTCTCCGCCTGGTTCCGTATTCCCTTCTGGCAGCGTGTGCTCGGGGGCTTCGTGCTCGGGGCGCTGGTCGGCTGGCTGGTGGGGCCTCCCGCGGGGCCGTGGTTCCAGCCGCTGGGCACGCTCTACGTCAACCTCATCAAGATGATCGCCACGCCGCTGGTGTTCTTCGCGGTCATCAACGCGGTGGCCGCGCTCCACGGGCAGAAGAGCGTGGCCGCGCTCGGCGGGAAGACGTTCCTCTGGTTCGCCATCACCGCCGCGCTCGCCGTCGGCGTGGGACTCGGCACCGGCACCCTGCTGAAGCCCGGCGTCGGCGTGGGCCAGCTCCAGCTCGCCGAGTCCTATACCCCTCGCGAAGTCCCCGGCCCCGTGCAGGTCCTCCTCGACGTCGTGCCCACCAACCCCTTCGCCGCGCTCGCCGGTGGGAAGATCCTCCAGGTCATCTTCTTCGCCGGCCTGCTCGGCTTCGCCCTCGTCAAGCTGGGCGCGAAGACGGCGCGCCTGCGCGAATTGGTCCGCGAGGCCAGCGACGCGATGATTCAGGTCACCCGCTTCGTGCTGGAGCTGACCCCGCTGGGCACCTTCGGCCTCATCGCCGCCCTCGTCGGAACCTACGGCTTCGAGCGCCTGCTGCCCCTGGGTCGCCTCGTGTTCGCGCTGTACCTCGCGTGCGCGCTGCACGTCCTCTTCGTCTACGGCGGCCTGTTGCTCGCGCACGGGCTCAACCCGCTGCGCTTCTTCCGCGGCGCCGCGCCCGGCATGCAGGTGGCCTTCGTCAGCTCGTCCAGCTTCGCGTCCATGCCGGTGGCCCTGCGCAGCGTCACGCACAACCTGGGCGTCAACAAGGACTACGCGGCCTTCGCCGTGCCGCTGGGCGCGAGCATCAAGATGGACGGCTGCGGCGCCATCTACCCGGCCATCGCCTCGCTCTTCGTCGCGCAGTACTTCGGCCTGCAGTTGTCCGCGTCGCAGTACTTCATCATCCTCCTCGCCTCGGTGCTGGGCAGCTTCGGCACCGCGGGCGTGCCCGGCACCGCGGTGGTCATGGCCACCGTGGTGCTCAGCTCCGCCGGTCTGCCGCTGGAGGGCCTGGGCTACCTCCTCGCCATCGACCGCGTGCTCGACATGATGCGCACGCTCACCAACGTCACCGGGCAGATGCTCGTGCCGGTGCTGGTGGCCCGCGAGGAGGGGCTGCTCGACGAAGCCGTCTACAACCGCGCCGCCACCAACGTGGGCCTCGAGAAGGACGTGGCGGAGGCGGAGTGA
- a CDS encoding Uma2 family endonuclease, whose amino-acid sequence MGRHANERGEAFPRAPTQAEWDVMGPEERARVVESLPDEVTDAELAMPEGDLHYYAKAETRDALLGYFGRQKRKVYIGSELPIYYPGERRFAPDLLVVLDAEPHKRGKWMVSKEGKGLDWVMEVHVGGDRKKDAEYNVERYARLGIPEYFIYDRSKEALLGYRLATPDARTYTPVMPRQGRFDSQTLGLELEVVDEKLRLWAGDELLLESAELLEQMQGMMEQVQRRADEAERRLAEEARRREDAERRLAELEARLGQRPPH is encoded by the coding sequence ATGGGACGGCACGCGAACGAACGTGGAGAGGCCTTCCCCCGGGCCCCCACGCAAGCGGAGTGGGATGTGATGGGACCGGAGGAGCGGGCACGGGTGGTGGAGTCCCTGCCCGATGAGGTGACGGACGCAGAGCTGGCGATGCCGGAGGGAGACCTCCACTACTACGCCAAGGCGGAGACGCGGGACGCGCTCCTGGGCTACTTCGGCCGGCAGAAGCGCAAGGTCTATATCGGCTCGGAGCTGCCCATCTACTACCCGGGGGAGCGACGCTTCGCCCCGGACCTGCTGGTGGTGCTCGATGCCGAGCCCCACAAGCGAGGCAAGTGGATGGTCAGCAAGGAGGGCAAGGGCCTGGACTGGGTCATGGAGGTCCACGTCGGTGGCGACCGGAAGAAGGACGCCGAATACAACGTGGAGCGCTATGCCCGGCTGGGCATCCCCGAGTACTTCATCTACGACCGCTCGAAGGAGGCGCTGCTGGGGTATCGGCTCGCGACCCCCGATGCGCGGACGTACACGCCCGTAATGCCCAGGCAGGGGCGCTTCGACTCGCAAACGCTGGGCCTGGAGCTGGAGGTCGTGGACGAGAAGCTGCGACTGTGGGCGGGAGACGAGCTGCTGCTCGAATCCGCGGAGCTACTGGAGCAGATGCAGGGGATGATGGAACAGGTCCAGCGCCGCGCGGATGAGGCGGAGCGCCGCCTGGCAGAAGAGGCCCGCCGCCGCGAGGACGCCGAGCGGCGGCTGGCCGAGCTGGAAGCCCGGCTGGGCCAGCGCCCGCCGCACTGA
- a CDS encoding isopenicillin N synthase family dioxygenase — protein sequence MAETSSLNIPTVDLADLASEDPARIERGAAALREAFGVFGLVYLKNHGVDTQALNRYYDAFAEFIARPAEAKKPYGRADIWYQRGWTPPNTEVAVAGNGQPDFKECYFVAPYPNDEQAALEFPELYPENVWPPDAPAYFQEGLLQLGRSLHEAGLKLLRGAALALGLPETVFSDYCQRAPHVTRALQYLPLTASQVNTDIVWGEEHTDFNLLTLLPGGRFLDPTGRAAPGPDNKSGLYLRTRATAEDPKGQMVRGTAPAGCIVAQVGQQLEILTGGTFLATPHVITAPGAPGWQRQSAAHFMHVHTSAVLYPLPKFRTPDAVRNYAPPVLAGTYDIKTLVDIGLAPPSALDKLGYRHYDRLNRQRSES from the coding sequence ATGGCCGAGACCTCTTCGCTCAACATCCCCACTGTCGACCTCGCCGACCTCGCGTCGGAAGACCCGGCGCGCATCGAGCGCGGCGCCGCGGCGCTCCGTGAGGCGTTTGGCGTCTTCGGTCTCGTGTACCTGAAGAACCACGGCGTCGACACGCAGGCCCTCAACCGCTACTACGACGCGTTCGCCGAGTTCATCGCCCGCCCCGCCGAGGCCAAGAAGCCCTACGGCCGCGCCGACATCTGGTACCAGCGCGGCTGGACGCCGCCGAACACCGAGGTTGCCGTCGCGGGCAACGGCCAGCCGGACTTCAAGGAGTGCTACTTCGTCGCGCCGTACCCCAACGACGAGCAGGCCGCCCTGGAGTTCCCCGAGCTGTACCCGGAGAACGTCTGGCCCCCGGACGCGCCCGCCTACTTCCAGGAAGGCCTGCTGCAGCTGGGCCGCTCGCTCCACGAGGCCGGACTGAAGCTCCTGCGCGGCGCGGCCCTGGCGCTGGGCCTGCCGGAGACGGTGTTCTCCGACTACTGCCAGCGCGCCCCGCACGTCACGCGAGCGCTCCAGTACCTGCCGCTCACCGCGTCGCAGGTGAACACGGACATCGTCTGGGGCGAGGAACACACCGACTTCAACCTGCTCACGCTGCTGCCCGGGGGCCGGTTCCTCGACCCGACCGGACGCGCGGCACCGGGCCCCGACAACAAGAGCGGCCTGTACCTTCGCACGCGCGCGACTGCGGAGGACCCGAAGGGGCAGATGGTGCGCGGCACCGCGCCCGCCGGCTGCATCGTGGCCCAGGTCGGCCAGCAGCTGGAGATCCTCACGGGCGGCACCTTCCTGGCCACGCCCCACGTCATCACCGCCCCGGGTGCGCCGGGCTGGCAGCGCCAGTCCGCCGCGCACTTCATGCACGTTCACACGAGCGCGGTGCTCTACCCGCTGCCGAAGTTCCGCACCCCCGACGCGGTCCGGAACTACGCGCCGCCGGTGCTCGCGGGCACGTACGACATCAAGACGCTCGTGGACATCGGCCTCGCGCCCCCGAGCGCGCTCGACAAACTGGGCTACCGCCACTACGACCGCCTCAACCGCCAGCGCTCCGAGTCGTAG